A window from Pseudomonas alloputida encodes these proteins:
- a CDS encoding heteromeric transposase endonuclease subunit TnsA: MRFSHRVESVIAQPVRVDFVDSLGRAQTYTPDFLVHYRQPADVEYMDYIKPMLVEVKPAYEWRKNWRAWLGKWKAARRYARQEGWTFSIYDESRIRGLPLENITFLERFERLDFDQVDIEMVLKTLQEMEFAPVHYLLARHFKGLYRDRGVALLWHLIATGRVECDITEPLNEYLELWVATR, translated from the coding sequence ATGAGGTTCTCCCATCGAGTTGAGTCTGTGATTGCTCAGCCTGTTCGCGTTGACTTCGTTGACTCCCTTGGGCGAGCCCAGACCTATACCCCAGACTTTCTGGTGCACTATCGCCAGCCCGCCGACGTTGAATACATGGACTACATCAAGCCGATGCTGGTCGAGGTAAAGCCCGCCTACGAGTGGCGTAAGAATTGGCGCGCTTGGCTCGGAAAATGGAAGGCAGCGCGTCGTTACGCGAGGCAGGAAGGATGGACCTTCAGTATTTACGACGAATCGCGCATCCGTGGATTACCGCTCGAGAACATCACCTTCCTAGAGCGATTCGAGCGGTTGGATTTCGATCAGGTAGACATCGAGATGGTCTTGAAAACGCTTCAGGAGATGGAGTTTGCTCCTGTCCACTACTTACTGGCACGCCATTTCAAGGGCCTATATCGTGATCGCGGGGTAGCTCTGTTGTGGCACCTGATCGCAACTGGGCGGGTGGAATGCGATATCACCGAGCCTTTGAATGAATACCTTGAGCTTTGGGTGGCCACGCGATGA
- a CDS encoding response regulator transcription factor — translation MSRGVCIVDDDASVRKSLANLLRSAGFETLSFSAGHAFLASPLAGEAGCVLLDLKMPGMSGLEVQRELAQRGWRLPVICMSAHWDDGSVRAAMGLGALACLGKPFSEEVLLKVVEEALAGGQ, via the coding sequence ATGAGCAGAGGGGTGTGCATCGTCGACGACGATGCCTCGGTGCGCAAAAGCCTGGCCAACCTGCTGCGCTCGGCGGGGTTCGAGACCTTGTCGTTTTCCGCCGGGCACGCATTCCTGGCTTCGCCACTGGCGGGCGAGGCGGGCTGTGTGTTGCTGGACCTGAAAATGCCGGGGATGAGCGGGCTGGAGGTACAGCGTGAGCTGGCACAGCGGGGGTGGCGCTTGCCGGTGATCTGTATGTCGGCACATTGGGACGATGGCTCGGTACGGGCAGCGATGGGCCTTGGGGCACTGGCCTGCCTGGGCAAGCCGTTTTCTGAAGAGGTGCTGCTGAAGGTGGTTGAAGAGGCTTTGGCTGGCGGTCAGTGA
- a CDS encoding response regulator, with the protein MIRIGNAQVSLERREVFVDGKPILLGGRAFDVLATLIRAKGRVVGKDELFSQVWSGTVVEDNNLQVQVSLLRKAFGDRGLIQTVPRRGYRLAAQISLEEPGEALGRSLLRSLAETVEPLDERVNVPVLVVDDDSSVRTALGRLLRSQDIPHHLFASAEALFEARLETPCACLLLDMHLPGTSGLEVQDALCRLALPWPIVFMTGFGTIPMTVQAMRAGAVEFLTKPFDEDQLLTLLQTVRARAVAEGHKWLQARQVEEKYQRLTQRERQVFSLVVGGLSHKQIARQIGTSEVTTKVHKKNIMNKMQSRSLLELAAMHNLLGARSASLGGA; encoded by the coding sequence ATGATCCGAATAGGCAATGCCCAGGTGTCGCTGGAGCGGCGCGAAGTCTTTGTCGACGGCAAGCCGATCCTGTTGGGTGGGCGTGCTTTCGACGTGCTGGCCACGCTGATCAGGGCCAAGGGCCGCGTGGTCGGCAAGGACGAGTTGTTCAGCCAGGTGTGGTCCGGCACGGTGGTCGAGGACAATAACTTGCAGGTTCAGGTGTCCTTGCTGCGCAAGGCCTTTGGCGACCGTGGCCTGATCCAGACCGTTCCGCGCCGGGGCTATCGCCTGGCCGCGCAGATCAGCCTCGAGGAGCCTGGTGAGGCATTGGGCAGGTCGTTGCTGCGCAGCCTGGCCGAGACTGTCGAGCCGCTCGATGAGCGCGTGAATGTGCCGGTGTTGGTGGTGGATGACGACTCGTCGGTGCGCACCGCGTTGGGCCGGCTGTTGCGCTCGCAGGACATCCCGCACCACTTGTTTGCCAGTGCCGAGGCGCTGTTCGAGGCCCGCCTGGAAACCCCCTGTGCCTGCCTGCTGCTGGACATGCACTTGCCTGGCACAAGTGGCCTGGAGGTACAGGATGCGCTGTGCCGGCTGGCGCTGCCCTGGCCGATCGTGTTCATGACTGGTTTCGGCACCATCCCGATGACCGTCCAGGCCATGCGCGCCGGGGCGGTGGAATTTCTGACCAAGCCGTTCGATGAAGACCAGTTGCTGACCCTGTTGCAGACAGTGCGCGCCCGGGCCGTGGCCGAAGGCCACAAGTGGCTGCAGGCGCGGCAGGTCGAGGAAAAGTACCAGCGCCTGACTCAGCGTGAGCGCCAGGTCTTCTCGCTGGTGGTAGGCGGCTTGTCGCACAAGCAGATCGCCAGGCAGATCGGCACCAGCGAGGTGACGACCAAGGTGCACAAGAAGAACATCATGAACAAGATGCAGTCCCGCTCGCTGCTGGAGCTTGCGGCCATGCACAACCTCCTCGGAGCGCGGTCTGCGAGCCTGGGCGGCGCATGA
- a CDS encoding trifunctional serine/threonine-protein kinase/ATP-binding protein/sensor histidine kinase: MLDERLAHRPIDYDQSIDEGWLKRCEVSALGQEGELSYFRLRDPATNQAWIAVRAPLEAPSACQRLERDYRLQLDPQWAVIPSAFVRSAEGPLLVYPAGRSVADLIAEGPAALEPFLDIAVNAAHALAQAHERNVLHGTLQPEHVYLRAHQRVRLGFFRADPAERISEQGTPLGNWAYLAPEQVCPHGSSSDRRSDIYALGAILYQLLVGELPLAGRDTLHWRQLHAGVQPRAASEADSKVPHSLSLVLAKALAKEPDARYQSARAFAVDLAHCQRQWAAHKTMAPFTPGCADPVAPGHARLFGRGAEQKAITLLLKALNRDSKPQALVINGAAGMGKSSLVEAALKANAEGYWAVGKCNSHTQAVPYTPWIEILSALTTQLLAKNSQDLVTLRREIQRRIKSHGRLLGKLAPDLQLILGPLPQLPAKPTRLALQKELHAIIEFLQVFSRPGQPLVLFFDDLQWADDATRQLLAQLLAEAPANLLLIFTRCNDTPTTSAPLAIPAAVRSTTLNLRPLAGGAVAELIGERFHVAPEAAFQLAERVHGKTAGNPFFINQILRAMVEDQLFIFDTQAMRWSWCLQAVARHCYSDNVADLMVHRLERLPAPQRDLLRVVSAAGSHCDEHLLRQVLAQPPGEPLKALIGAGFLQPGQNGLGFTHDRVMEAAYALTPVHQRASLHARIALAMRQAWPGRTHEVLFELASQLQRASPCGFAADDCEAFLQLLREAASCARDAGTFEQAAGYLHTAEQLLQHSATLESRATHGFAIACMATECDMQLSRTIAAEARLTECRQRARSVLDQARACRLQALLYTLRGDYQAAIDSALAGLDLLGISPVRGLDWQQVEASHAHVQALIEQKDRHCLESLPRTDSEEVTVAISLLATLSSSFFVKDDISFLHLAKLMELSLLHGVAPGSTYGMAWYGVMIAERFGAYHDGHACCLAALKLIERHGFDADLTSALLALDQVSAWTSPMEFARRTALDAVDSARLSGDLAMSCYACNHLVSDSLFMGRYLPDVVEEVAQGLATVRRHGYGDIEQILLAQQAFVANLSGTPCPAPATASKSPTTRFFQHLFAAMCAFYMGNIPKTMRDLALAGDNTWAAPAHINLADYHLFRGLALGSPEAHGSLADKLRELQALRERFSRWAGFNPATFRSKQLLIEGVIAKLEGDGLAAIRCFDQAQIAATAAGFIHEQALAHEQLAEVCIPSGLISGANLHLRIARDCFHIWGATGKVHQLETLHPFLRTQPIQETYRATHQARLDLEAGIEAARALSEEVLLEGLIETLMGHLTQHSGADHGALLIVSGAEFQMAALAYIDDAGLHVSMDNCQKFMTQAPLSVINTTMRTRKPLVLNDALSECPEAFRQQLQARNARSVLCLPLVIQGVLIGLVYLENRLVPNLFGSQRLAMLEILASQAAVSLQTAKFYTRLAEENQIRTQMEAELRRSRAELARSAHLQAMNELSASIAHEISQPLLGIASNAAASLRWLKRAKPDLEEAIAGLEDIRNDSERAGNIVRALRSLAKQSPMQLKAVKLDELIREVVRLTSADAAKGKVDVQTRLKAGVCVTADPVQLQQLVFNLITNALEALAGYRCDGVLKITSAVVEDEVEICVDDNGPGIAADERERVFDAFHTTKTGGMGMGLAICSSVAQAHGGQLQALVSQLGGCRIRVSLPLNHA, from the coding sequence ATGCTCGATGAACGCCTTGCCCACAGGCCCATCGATTACGACCAGTCAATCGACGAGGGCTGGCTGAAGCGGTGCGAGGTCAGCGCGCTGGGCCAGGAAGGTGAACTCAGCTATTTCCGCCTGCGCGACCCAGCCACAAATCAGGCCTGGATCGCCGTGCGCGCGCCGCTCGAGGCCCCTTCCGCCTGTCAGCGCCTGGAACGTGACTACCGCCTGCAACTGGACCCGCAGTGGGCGGTGATCCCCTCGGCGTTCGTGCGCTCGGCCGAAGGCCCGTTGCTGGTGTACCCGGCCGGGCGCTCAGTCGCCGACCTGATCGCTGAAGGCCCTGCTGCACTGGAGCCGTTTCTCGACATCGCGGTGAACGCTGCCCATGCGTTGGCGCAAGCGCACGAACGCAATGTGCTGCACGGTACATTGCAGCCTGAACATGTGTACCTGCGCGCCCACCAGCGGGTGCGCCTGGGCTTCTTTCGTGCCGACCCAGCAGAGCGGATCAGCGAACAGGGCACCCCGCTCGGCAACTGGGCCTACCTGGCGCCGGAGCAGGTTTGCCCGCACGGTAGCAGCAGCGACCGACGCAGTGACATCTATGCCCTGGGGGCAATCCTCTACCAGTTACTGGTAGGCGAACTGCCGCTGGCCGGGCGCGACACCCTGCACTGGCGACAGCTGCATGCTGGTGTGCAGCCGCGGGCGGCCAGCGAAGCGGACAGCAAGGTGCCGCACTCCCTCAGCCTGGTCCTGGCAAAGGCCTTGGCCAAAGAGCCGGACGCCCGCTACCAGAGCGCGCGCGCCTTTGCAGTGGACTTGGCTCACTGCCAGCGGCAGTGGGCCGCCCACAAAACCATGGCACCCTTCACCCCAGGCTGCGCCGACCCGGTAGCGCCCGGCCACGCGCGCCTGTTTGGCCGCGGCGCCGAGCAAAAGGCTATCACCCTGCTGCTCAAGGCCTTGAATCGCGATAGCAAACCACAAGCCCTGGTCATCAACGGCGCTGCTGGCATGGGCAAGTCGAGCCTGGTCGAAGCCGCTCTCAAGGCCAACGCCGAAGGTTACTGGGCCGTCGGCAAATGCAACAGCCACACCCAAGCAGTGCCCTACACGCCCTGGATCGAAATACTCAGTGCCCTGACTACCCAGTTGCTGGCCAAGAATAGTCAGGACCTCGTCACCCTGCGCCGCGAAATCCAGCGCCGCATCAAAAGTCATGGTCGTCTGCTCGGCAAACTGGCCCCGGACCTGCAACTGATTCTCGGCCCCCTGCCCCAATTACCCGCCAAGCCCACGCGCCTTGCGTTGCAGAAGGAACTGCACGCGATCATTGAATTCCTGCAGGTTTTCAGCCGGCCTGGCCAACCGCTGGTGCTGTTCTTCGACGACCTGCAATGGGCCGACGACGCCACCCGGCAACTGTTGGCCCAACTGCTGGCTGAAGCGCCGGCCAACCTGCTGCTGATTTTCACCCGGTGCAACGATACGCCCACCACCAGCGCACCGCTGGCCATACCCGCAGCGGTGCGCAGCACCACGCTGAACCTGCGGCCGCTGGCCGGTGGGGCGGTGGCCGAGCTGATTGGCGAGCGCTTCCATGTTGCCCCCGAGGCCGCATTTCAACTGGCCGAACGGGTGCATGGCAAGACGGCGGGCAACCCGTTTTTCATCAACCAGATCCTCAGGGCCATGGTCGAAGACCAGCTGTTCATCTTCGACACCCAGGCCATGCGCTGGTCTTGGTGCCTGCAGGCCGTGGCCCGGCACTGCTACTCCGACAATGTCGCCGACCTGATGGTCCACCGTCTGGAGCGCCTGCCGGCACCGCAACGCGACCTGTTGCGGGTCGTCAGCGCGGCGGGCAGCCACTGCGATGAACACCTGCTTCGGCAAGTGCTCGCCCAACCGCCAGGCGAACCCTTGAAAGCCTTGATTGGCGCTGGCTTCCTGCAACCGGGCCAGAACGGCTTGGGCTTCACTCATGACCGGGTGATGGAGGCCGCTTATGCACTCACGCCCGTGCACCAGCGCGCCTCGCTGCATGCACGTATCGCCCTGGCCATGCGCCAGGCTTGGCCAGGGCGAACGCACGAGGTGTTGTTCGAGCTCGCCAGCCAGCTACAACGCGCCAGCCCCTGCGGGTTTGCAGCGGATGACTGCGAAGCGTTCCTGCAGCTTTTACGCGAAGCCGCATCATGCGCACGCGACGCGGGCACCTTCGAGCAGGCCGCTGGTTACCTGCACACCGCCGAGCAGTTGCTGCAGCACAGCGCCACGCTGGAAAGCCGCGCCACGCATGGCTTTGCCATCGCCTGCATGGCGACGGAGTGCGACATGCAACTGTCACGCACGATCGCGGCCGAGGCCCGCCTCACTGAATGCCGCCAGCGTGCTCGCTCGGTGTTGGACCAGGCACGGGCGTGCCGGCTGCAGGCGCTGCTGTACACCTTGCGCGGTGACTATCAGGCGGCCATCGACAGCGCCCTGGCCGGCCTGGACTTACTGGGTATCAGCCCGGTGCGGGGCCTCGACTGGCAGCAGGTCGAGGCCAGTCATGCCCATGTGCAGGCGTTGATCGAACAGAAGGACCGGCATTGCCTGGAGTCACTGCCGCGCACCGACTCGGAGGAAGTGACGGTTGCCATCAGCCTGCTGGCCACTCTGTCATCATCCTTCTTCGTGAAGGACGACATCAGCTTCCTGCACCTGGCCAAGCTCATGGAGTTGTCGCTACTGCACGGCGTTGCCCCTGGCAGCACCTACGGCATGGCCTGGTACGGCGTGATGATTGCCGAGCGTTTTGGCGCTTACCATGATGGCCATGCCTGTTGCCTGGCCGCGCTCAAGCTGATCGAACGGCACGGTTTCGACGCTGATCTGACCAGCGCGCTGCTGGCCCTGGATCAGGTCAGCGCCTGGACCTCGCCCATGGAATTCGCCCGACGTACCGCGCTGGACGCGGTCGACTCGGCGCGCCTGAGCGGTGACCTGGCGATGAGCTGCTATGCCTGCAACCACCTGGTTTCAGATTCGCTGTTCATGGGCCGCTACCTGCCGGACGTGGTCGAGGAGGTGGCGCAAGGCCTGGCCACTGTACGTCGCCACGGCTACGGCGATATCGAGCAGATCCTGCTGGCACAGCAAGCGTTCGTCGCCAACCTGAGCGGCACGCCCTGCCCCGCCCCGGCCACCGCCTCGAAGTCGCCCACCACGCGGTTCTTCCAACACCTGTTCGCCGCCATGTGCGCCTTCTACATGGGCAATATCCCAAAGACCATGCGCGACCTGGCATTGGCCGGCGACAACACCTGGGCCGCACCGGCGCACATCAACCTGGCCGACTATCACCTGTTCCGCGGCCTGGCCCTGGGCAGCCCCGAGGCCCACGGCAGCCTTGCCGACAAGCTGCGCGAGCTGCAGGCCCTGCGCGAGCGATTCAGCCGCTGGGCCGGCTTCAACCCGGCCACCTTCCGCAGCAAGCAGTTGCTAATCGAGGGCGTGATCGCCAAGCTCGAAGGCGACGGCCTGGCCGCGATCCGCTGCTTCGACCAGGCGCAAATCGCCGCCACCGCTGCCGGCTTCATCCACGAGCAGGCGCTGGCCCATGAACAGCTGGCCGAGGTGTGCATCCCCAGCGGCCTGATCTCGGGCGCCAACCTGCACCTGCGCATTGCCCGCGACTGCTTCCACATCTGGGGCGCGACCGGCAAGGTGCACCAGTTGGAGACGTTGCATCCGTTTTTGCGTACCCAGCCGATTCAGGAGACCTATCGCGCCACCCACCAGGCCAGGCTGGACCTCGAAGCCGGCATCGAAGCCGCGCGGGCGCTGTCCGAAGAAGTGCTGCTCGAAGGCCTGATCGAAACCCTGATGGGCCACCTGACCCAGCACTCCGGTGCCGACCATGGCGCGCTGCTGATTGTAAGCGGCGCCGAATTCCAGATGGCCGCCCTGGCTTACATCGACGATGCCGGGCTGCACGTGAGCATGGACAACTGCCAGAAGTTCATGACCCAGGCACCGTTGTCGGTCATCAACACCACCATGCGCACCCGCAAACCGCTGGTGCTCAACGATGCCCTCAGTGAGTGCCCGGAGGCCTTCCGCCAACAGCTGCAGGCGCGCAACGCCCGCTCGGTGCTGTGCCTGCCGCTGGTGATCCAGGGCGTGCTGATCGGCCTGGTGTACCTGGAAAACCGCCTCGTGCCCAACCTGTTCGGCAGTCAGCGCCTGGCCATGCTGGAAATCCTCGCCTCGCAGGCAGCGGTGTCGCTACAAACGGCCAAGTTCTACACGCGCCTGGCCGAGGAAAACCAGATCCGCACCCAGATGGAGGCCGAGTTGCGCCGCTCGCGTGCGGAACTGGCGCGCAGTGCGCACTTGCAGGCGATGAATGAGCTGTCAGCGTCCATCGCCCACGAGATCAGCCAGCCGCTCCTGGGCATCGCCTCCAATGCCGCGGCCAGCCTGCGCTGGCTCAAACGCGCCAAACCCGACCTGGAAGAAGCGATTGCCGGCCTGGAAGACATCCGCAACGACAGCGAACGGGCCGGCAACATCGTGCGGGCGCTGCGGTCCCTGGCCAAGCAGTCACCGATGCAACTCAAGGCGGTGAAGCTGGACGAATTGATCCGCGAGGTGGTGCGCCTGACCTCGGCCGACGCCGCCAAGGGCAAGGTGGATGTGCAGACACGGCTGAAGGCCGGGGTGTGCGTGACAGCCGACCCGGTGCAGTTGCAGCAGCTGGTGTTCAACCTGATTACCAATGCCCTGGAAGCGTTGGCGGGGTATCGCTGTGACGGGGTGCTGAAGATTACGTCGGCGGTAGTCGAGGACGAGGTGGAGATCTGCGTGGACGACAACGGGCCGGGGATCGCGGCGGACGAGCGTGAGCGCGTATTCGATGCGTTTCATACCACCAAGACCGGTGGCATGGGGATGGGCTTGGCGATCTGTAGTTCGGTGGCTCAGGCCCACGGCGGGCAGCTGCAGGCGCTGGTGTCGCAGTTGGGTGGATGCCGGATTCGTGTCAGTCTGCCTTTGAATCACGCATAG
- the ycaC gene encoding isochorismate family cysteine hydrolase YcaC encodes MSQPDYKRLNKDDAVVLLVDHQTGLISLVQDFSPNEFKNNVLALGDLAKFFGLPTILTTSFEQGPNGPLVPELKEMFPDAPYIARPGQINAWDNEDFVKAIKATGRKQLIIAGVVTDVCVAFPTLSALAEGFEVFVVTDASGTFNETVQQAAWVRMTQAGAQMMNWFSVACELHRDWRNDIEGLGNLLSQRIPNYRNLMNSYAALASR; translated from the coding sequence ATGAGCCAACCCGATTACAAGCGCCTGAACAAAGACGACGCCGTGGTGCTGCTGGTCGACCACCAGACCGGTCTGATCTCGCTGGTGCAGGATTTTTCGCCCAACGAATTCAAGAACAACGTGCTGGCCTTGGGCGACCTGGCCAAGTTCTTTGGCCTGCCGACCATCCTCACCACCAGCTTCGAGCAAGGCCCGAATGGCCCGCTGGTGCCCGAGCTGAAAGAGATGTTCCCGGATGCGCCGTACATTGCCCGTCCCGGCCAGATCAACGCCTGGGACAACGAAGACTTCGTCAAGGCAATCAAGGCCACGGGCCGCAAGCAACTGATCATCGCCGGTGTGGTGACCGATGTGTGCGTGGCCTTCCCGACCCTGTCGGCGCTGGCGGAAGGTTTTGAAGTGTTCGTGGTGACCGATGCCTCGGGCACCTTCAACGAAACCGTGCAGCAAGCGGCTTGGGTACGCATGACCCAGGCGGGTGCGCAGATGATGAACTGGTTCTCGGTGGCCTGCGAACTGCACCGCGACTGGCGCAACGACATCGAAGGGCTGGGTAACCTGCTGTCGCAGCGTATCCCCAACTACCGCAACCTGATGAACAGCTACGCAGCGCTGGCCTCGCGCTGA
- a CDS encoding helix-turn-helix domain-containing protein — protein sequence MYPGTPEAPLQTPGALTPARLRRAKELMLHSPLSIIEIAAVCNLTRSHFSRAFKVNTGLSPQAWRLLARMEKAKRLLATEAPITHVSLECGFCDQAHFTRAFSRLVGQPPKAWRQAQTLS from the coding sequence ATGTACCCTGGGACGCCCGAAGCGCCGCTGCAAACCCCCGGCGCACTCACGCCCGCGCGGCTGCGCCGGGCCAAGGAGCTGATGTTGCATAGCCCGTTGTCGATCATCGAGATCGCCGCGGTATGCAACCTTACCCGCAGCCATTTTTCCCGCGCGTTCAAAGTCAACACCGGCCTTTCGCCGCAGGCCTGGCGCCTGCTGGCGCGCATGGAAAAGGCCAAGCGCTTGCTTGCAACCGAGGCGCCTATCACCCACGTGAGCCTGGAATGCGGCTTTTGTGACCAGGCCCATTTCACCCGTGCTTTCAGCCGCCTGGTCGGCCAGCCACCCAAGGCCTGGCGGCAGGCGCAGACACTTTCTTAA
- a CDS encoding GlxA family transcriptional regulator, whose amino-acid sequence MQEKPAHRTVAMVLFNDVLLLDVTGPMDAFAIANRFLPAARQYRLLTLAEGQAVVRGSCGLKVVADRRLEDLPEAVDLLLVPGGPGAYDIALPGIERWLPKAVRQAKRFGAICTGVFLLGRAGLLNGYRCTTHWNYVERLAQAFPEAKVETEQIYVMDRCLITSGGITAGIDLALAVVAEDHGKALALEVAKVLLVARHRQGGQTPYGPLLAAVPRDDSPIARVQAYIVDHIEQAFTVQKMAELVAMSGRNFARTFLREVGITPLQYLQNARIDRTRKLLECGDLPMKVVAAQCGFGSDRHMRKVFFERIGMTPAQYRAQFGGGEQSD is encoded by the coding sequence ATGCAGGAAAAACCCGCCCACCGCACCGTGGCCATGGTGCTGTTCAACGATGTGTTACTGCTGGATGTCACCGGTCCCATGGATGCATTCGCCATCGCCAACCGGTTCTTGCCTGCAGCACGGCAATATCGGCTGCTGACCTTGGCCGAGGGGCAAGCAGTGGTACGCGGCTCATGCGGCCTGAAGGTAGTGGCCGACCGGCGCCTGGAAGACTTGCCGGAGGCCGTCGACCTGTTGCTGGTGCCGGGCGGCCCTGGGGCCTATGACATCGCCCTGCCAGGGATCGAGCGCTGGCTGCCCAAGGCCGTGCGCCAGGCAAAGCGCTTCGGTGCCATCTGCACCGGGGTGTTCCTGCTGGGGCGGGCCGGGTTACTGAATGGCTATCGCTGCACCACCCACTGGAACTACGTGGAGCGCCTGGCACAGGCGTTTCCCGAAGCCAAGGTGGAGACCGAGCAGATTTACGTGATGGACCGCTGCCTGATCACCTCGGGCGGTATCACTGCAGGGATCGACCTGGCACTGGCGGTGGTCGCCGAGGACCATGGCAAGGCGCTGGCCCTGGAAGTAGCCAAGGTACTGCTGGTAGCCCGCCACCGTCAGGGTGGGCAGACACCCTACGGGCCATTGCTGGCTGCGGTACCACGCGATGACTCGCCGATTGCCCGGGTGCAGGCCTATATCGTCGACCACATCGAGCAGGCGTTCACCGTGCAGAAAATGGCCGAACTGGTGGCCATGAGCGGGCGTAACTTTGCCCGGACGTTTCTGCGCGAGGTGGGCATTACGCCGCTGCAGTACCTGCAGAATGCGCGCATCGATCGTACGCGCAAGTTGCTCGAATGCGGTGACCTGCCGATGAAGGTGGTGGCGGCGCAGTGCGGGTTTGGCAGTGACCGACACATGCGCAAGGTATTCTTTGAGCGAATTGGCATGACGCCGGCGCAGTATCGGGCACAGTTTGGTGGCGGTGAACAGTCCGATTAG
- a CDS encoding monovalent cation:proton antiporter-2 (CPA2) family protein, with amino-acid sequence MPHEGSLLQTAVIFLLAAVLAVPLAKRLQLGAVLGYLLAGVVIGPQALGLIRDTESVAHISELGVVLLLFIIGLELSPKRLWLMRKSVFGVGTAQVVLTGAVIGAIALFGFSQTLPAAIVLGLGLALSSTALGLQSLAESKQLNAPHGRLAFAILLFQDIAAIPLIALVPLLAASGPDTSQGDSLQHGLKVFASIAVVIIGGRYLLRPVFRTVARTGLPEVSTATALLVVIGTAWLMEEAGISMALGAFLAGLLLADSEYRHELESQIEPFKGLLLGLFFISVGMGANLRLLLEMPLVVLGLTLLLVAVKLLLLIGVGRLVGGLNSASALRLGMVLAAGGEFAFVVFKLGKDQGLFDTQTYDLLLMTITLSMAITPLLMLGCARALKRPQPAREVPEQYKQIQTDTPRVVIVGMGRMGQIVARILRAQKIPFIALETSVDTIEMTRMFEQVPVFYGDPLRPEVLHAAKVGEAEYFIITIDDPEAAIHTAARVKRLYPHLKVLARARNRQHVHKLADVGAEPIRETFYSSLEMTRRALVGLGLSDEQAADRIARFTQHDEEVLEAQGQVRDDRAKVMQTAKEARVELERLFDSDAD; translated from the coding sequence ATGCCACACGAAGGCAGCCTTCTGCAAACCGCGGTGATCTTCCTGCTTGCCGCCGTCCTCGCCGTCCCCCTGGCCAAGCGCCTGCAACTCGGTGCCGTGCTCGGCTACCTGCTCGCCGGTGTGGTCATCGGCCCGCAAGCACTTGGCCTGATCCGCGACACAGAAAGCGTGGCGCACATTTCCGAACTGGGCGTGGTCTTGCTGCTGTTCATCATCGGCCTGGAACTGTCGCCCAAACGCTTGTGGCTGATGCGCAAGTCGGTGTTTGGTGTCGGCACTGCCCAAGTGGTGCTGACCGGCGCAGTCATCGGCGCCATCGCCCTGTTCGGCTTCAGCCAGACGCTACCAGCAGCCATCGTGCTCGGTCTGGGCCTGGCGCTTTCGTCCACCGCCCTTGGCCTGCAGAGCCTGGCCGAGAGCAAGCAGCTCAATGCACCGCACGGCCGTCTGGCATTCGCCATCCTGTTGTTCCAGGACATCGCCGCGATCCCGCTGATCGCCTTGGTACCGCTGCTGGCCGCCAGTGGCCCAGACACCAGCCAAGGCGACAGCCTGCAACACGGCCTGAAGGTATTCGCCAGCATCGCCGTGGTGATCATCGGCGGTCGCTACCTGTTGCGCCCGGTGTTCCGCACCGTGGCCCGCACGGGCCTGCCGGAAGTGTCTACTGCCACCGCACTGCTGGTAGTGATCGGCACCGCCTGGCTGATGGAAGAAGCGGGTATCTCCATGGCCCTTGGCGCTTTCCTCGCCGGCCTGCTGCTGGCCGACTCGGAATACCGTCACGAGCTGGAATCGCAGATCGAACCCTTCAAGGGCCTGCTGCTGGGGCTGTTCTTCATCAGCGTGGGCATGGGCGCCAACCTGCGCCTGCTGCTGGAAATGCCACTGGTGGTGCTGGGCCTGACCCTGTTGCTGGTGGCCGTGAAGCTGCTGTTGCTGATAGGCGTCGGCCGCTTGGTCGGCGGCCTGAACAGCGCCAGCGCCCTGCGCCTGGGCATGGTGCTGGCGGCCGGTGGCGAGTTCGCCTTCGTGGTGTTCAAGCTGGGCAAGGACCAAGGCCTGTTCGATACCCAGACCTACGACCTGCTGCTGATGACCATTACCCTGTCAATGGCCATCACCCCGCTGCTGATGCTGGGTTGCGCCCGCGCCCTCAAACGCCCGCAACCGGCGCGTGAAGTGCCCGAGCAGTACAAGCAGATCCAGACGGATACACCGCGGGTGGTGATCGTCGGCATGGGCCGCATGGGCCAGATCGTCGCGCGCATCCTGCGGGCACAGAAGATCCCGTTCATTGCCCTGGAAACCTCGGTGGACACCATCGAGATGACCCGCATGTTCGAACAGGTGCCGGTGTTCTACGGCGACCCGCTGCGCCCGGAGGTGTTGCACGCCGCCAAGGTGGGTGAAGCGGAGTATTTCATCATCACCATTGATGACCCTGAAGCCGCCATTCATACCGCCGCACGGGTGAAGCGTCTGTACCCTCACCTGAAGGTGCTGGCCCGGGCGCGTAACCGCCAGCATGTGCACAAATTGGCGGATGTGGGCGCCGAGCCGATTCGCGAGACGTTCTACTCCAGCCTGGAAATGACCCGCCGGGCACTGGTGGGGTTGGGCCTGAGCGATGAACAGGCGGCGGACCGCATTGCACGGTTTACCCAGCATGACGAAGAGGTGCTGGAGGCCCAGGGGCAAGTGCGTGATGACCGGGCCAAGGTGATGCAGACGGCCAAGGAGGCGCGGGTGGAGCTGGAGCGGTTGTTTGATTCGGATGCGGACTGA